GTGTATATACAACTGAAACTTGTTTACATCCAACCCTTTTGGGATTACTTTCaacaacttaaatattttaatactgAATGTTTTCTTACTTGTGTGCTTCATTAAGCTTCTCTGGAGTTAATTCTCCACTGTCAATTATCTCTTTAATGAAAATGGTCTTCACTTCATCCCAGTACCTAGAAATGTGAAGTAAAAGCAGTATCCATGAGGATTTGCATTTAAACATTGTTtaacaatttattaataaaaagcTCTTTCTTTATTATAGCATGTGGTTAGATGTTTTAAGTGGTGTTTGAAGGCAACAGCTTATAACACAAAtaaagttgtcacatttttatttaaaatattccacaaaacttGCTACAATTACATAATGTTAAGAAATAGGACAAGGACAATCATTTGGACAAATAAGATAATACAAGTGCTTAAAAATATCAAAAGTCAgtcaataaacataaataaaaattatcttcTAAGCAAGCTTTATGATTTAAATGTGCCGTGGTTCGGCTGGGAAACCAAAAAGGAATAACTGTGTTATTTCCAAATATCCCATACCCTGATCCACTAttactttattatatttatatattattatttactttaaactaAAGCTTTATTGGGTTGTAAGTCAAAGGTAagattaaacatttattattggGCCTTTTAATAATATAGTTTGAAACTATAAATACTGCATATATCGTATTAGTGCATTACTGATATGTTTATTATAGGCTTTACCTTGCTGATTGTTCAATTTCATACTCATTCATATTGTTGTTTATCATAGAGAGAACCTGGTCCCTGATGTCAAAGGACATTTCTTTGATTTTGCTGCTCCAAACATCAAGAGAGAAGATGGTTGGTAACAATTTCATTAGAACAAATTCCACGTAAAAACGCAATCTAGCTAATATCTCTAGCTATCAGCTTTCACTATATGTAAGCACAAAATTCATTTGGCTTCTCAGAGGAACATGGTACAAACAGTGTACATGTAAAAAGAAACAAACTTAACCTATCTGCTTAACCTATCTTACCGTAAATGTTGCAGATAGTTCTCATCTTCCCCATctgatgtcattttgttttgcttgtttttagtgagtttcaaaatgtaattattaaaaatattccaTAGTTCAGGAAGCTCTTTCCTGGATGACAACAGGCAAATATTTCATTCTATAGCTTACTGTATATGatcgaataataataataatgaataaccACATACTCACATGCTTATCAAGATAAactaagaaagtgaatggtgacagtcAGTAAGCTGTTAGAGTATCTGATGaccaagttttcatttttggatgaactatcccttaaaatacTGTATTGTTCAACTTGTTTACTTGTGACACCAGctcatttttgttgtatttttgtaCTGGGGCATctgtaacatatactgtacatctggTGTCCAGTGTGAGCTAATAGGCAATGAATCCAAATGTTCTTACCTCAGATTGTACATGATTTCCTCTCCTAGTTGTTCAGTAAGTATGTCATTAGCTTTGTTTAGATAATAACTGATCTCAGAAATCCCAAGGCCGTTTTCAGACAGATGTTCATATATAGGAAGAGGGTAAACTGTAGCCATCTTAAGGATAGCCCTGTAAAGTATGCAAAAGAACAAACTGAATCGATATGCACTTAATTTCTAAGCAATGcatctgtttaaaaataaataaataaaaactggtgTAACAGACCCTATTAAGTTGGATTGCGACACATTTATCAGGCATAccttacacataccacacagtaAATATAACAGCATTATTAATGATTAATGGATATTAATTGATGCATCTTTCCTTTAATCAtcccctgacgtctgtggtctcAGCTTTAAACAAGTTATTAGAGTTCATTCATGGTCATTGATTGTGCAtagtgtgtaatgaatgaaaagtACTGTAGTACTTACCAGTTGGACTGATTGAATCTATCAAAACCAAAAATCTCAGTACCCCATTTGTAGTATTCCATGTCTGCACTGTCAAAATAATTGCTGAAATGCTGATCTGCCCAACTAGATATAGAAAAGAAGTCAAATCATAGTTATCTGCAAGATAGCAGTCACATAGCATTACAATAGCATTGCAAAGatgttgacaaattgttttttattagtaGAACAGATGACAGCATTCAAACCCCATACTCTAATTTTCAGAATCTCAAGAACTCTTCATTTTCTTGGCAGGTGGAGTCATGAGCTGTCATCTTATAATtcaaatgtaattataaaaagtacaattgtaatctTTTCTTACATTAAGCTTGACGTCCTGTCTCTGGGTCAGtaattatatgataattttcaGATGTGTTTTTCAGCACTCTTAGCTCCTTCCATCAcctgcaacacaaaacaaaaatgctaaaaataaaaacctCAACACTCaggtaattatataatattactgtatctataaaaatatacatttagatGCTATTTTGTCACAATCTTGCTGTTGCCTAACATTAAAACAGTTAATGAGGTTATAGTTGAGTAGTTAAAGATTTTGGCGGGTAATCTGAAGGTTACAGGTTAAATCCCAGAATGGGGCAATTCTCACTGGAGTATTCCAATAACTGTTTGGGGGCCTTaagtcttaaagggattgttcacccaaaaatgaaaaatgtattcaccctcatgccatcccatatgtgtattttttagaagaatatctcagctctgtagggccatacaatgcaagttgaatggtggccagaactgcgaaggtccaaaaagcagataaaagcagcataaaagtaatccataagtcttgAGACATACTGTATCTTAAAAAGCGATCTAAttggtgcgggtgagaaacagaccaatatttaggtcattttttactataaatctccacttttactttcactttcacatttgaaaggAACATTtggcgcctgtttagtttcactttcacatctgaaaatgaagtggagatttatagtaaaaaggacttaaatattgatctgtttctcacccacacctatcatatcacttctgaagaaatggattaaaccactggagggagtcttatggattacatttatgctgcttttatctgcttttggaccttcagatttctggtcaccattcactggcattgaaaagaccagcagagctgagatattattctaaaaaaaaaaaatttattctgcagaagaaagaaagtcatacacatctggaatggcatgagggtgagagaattttaatttttgggagaactatccctttaagtctgaaGTCTAAAGAAAAGTTCTGAAGAAAGATCCAAACTGAAATCACCAAGGATATTAGGTTACTAaacttgtttaaaatgtttttgtaatttgGCTGGAGAGTTTCTGGAATCTTCTGTGATGACCAAAGAATTCAACCTGCAGCAACGCTCTCtaataaataagataaataagaTAATATCTCTCCCTATTATCATCAGTCAACTTTTAAGATAACTTTATAGATATGATCAACACTTTTTATTAAATACAAGATGCATTATGTCAGTGTAAAATCTAAGGCTCTAATCACAAACTTACCTCAGAGAATCTTAATATTATCATGGAATATACGGCTTTCGGTGTATTCCAAAAGTTCTTCCcagtaaaaagcaaaaatccCAGAGACAGTCCTATTAAAAACACAGTCAGTAAATCACTGCTCACACTTTAtaatcattaacattaataagacATTAACAGATCAGTAtatgtacattcaaatatgaatatgaaaatatAACATCTGTGTTTCATACCAAGTTTAAACTCTCAAAATGTCCTATTGCATTAATAGTCTTGTTGTGATCATTGCTCTTGATTAATGGCCTTACCTCAACGTTATTTGAAAATCATTCTTCTCTTTCTGCCTCTCTAAGTTAGAAATTTTCTTGGCCTTCTCTATGACCAAATGTATAGCCATTTGTGCACTATAAAACAAACATTGTAAAGCATCAAATACAATGTTGTTTTCATCATGTGTTATCTGAGTGTCAAACATAATGTTTTAGTCAACAGAATCTTTTAAGGGAACACAGTGACTGCATGGAAGAACTGAAATGCCAGGTCTCAAAACGttactaataattataatttaaataatttatagtaTTCATTTTGTACTGTTTTGTCCTGTAACATAGCAATGCATGACAAAACGGATCTTACTCCTCATAAAGTTGgtcaatgtctatttttccaaGTTCCGAAGCTACTTTTAGGATTCCCTTCATGCAGGGTTCCACCATCCTGTTAGATGTCACAACAAAgaaaagtcatttttacacaaaattctgCCATCAATCTatcataattattttgttttacattcaaatataaaatgtcatcatttactttgattctgaacatttacattttttaagggAAATGGACTAAAAAATTCTTATTTCTACAAAAGAGCTTCAGATTAAAAAGAGGATAACATCTTATAGTAATTTACACAATGTGTTTAGCACCTTAAgttaaatttaatgaaaaaaagaaaatgttcaaagGTAAAGAAAAAGTTTTGGTTTTACATGAGGTCATGCATACCGAGATAGTAGGTAACTGAGGAACCCCGAGGGATCATTGTAGATTAGTGGGGCACCTGGAAAGTAACGTGGCTCCATTTCTCTGTAATAAACAAAATAGATCATTTACAACATTACAATATGATAATTTTAAAAGTTATGCAGAGCCAGATTCAGGGAAAATCTTTAGAAAGTTTAGGTTTATAAtatctttaaagaccccatgaaatcacaatAGTAGTCGTGTGGCTTTTAGCTCTTTCatgttagctttgaagccatctattttCTGGTCTGCTCTTAAAAGTTGACCAAATAAACCTTTAGAAGATATAAGAATTTCAAATGTACAGTCTCTTTCTTGCAGGAAAATATTGATGACCAGGGTTGGGgattaacggaatacatgtaacaggattacgtatttaaaatacaaaatattagtaactatattccacttAAGTTACCATTTAAATGATTggcaatcagaatacagttacattcaaaaagtatttaattactgaagaaattactttgcattttattgtcatttgtttcattacaTTTTTAGTCTGTTTTGTTGTCcgtataaattatgcgatccaaagagtGTTTGAACAgccgtgaaacactttcttatgatgtttaaCTTTTATACGAGCATACAGAGGCCGCTTTTAAACTGTTCcaagtgaaaaggtggatatgatgttATACAATCAGATTATGtggttttttacatttttggagaagcagaaatagttaaccttaTGTAAATTGACGTGatcatttagctttatgctatgctaaaatgctatttctagccctttcACATGCACCTGTTATCAGGCACAGATTATacttttctatcaagaaaatacACATTAGATGATAATTATTTTTCACTAGTAAGATCTTTAAAattagggcaaagatgtactgcaaaaatcttattcttgatgataattttttttttcatgacatgcctttttaaaaattattttatattcattgtgtaatggtagccagctggtaggtagctgtgcagtgtgtaaacctcactccgcTGGCCTCGAGAGGCACACCAGCAACTGACTCTAGGGACTATAGCCTTTAGCCACCTCATTAGCGTGTCCACCTCCTATGCTGGAGACgctggtttgaatcccgctcggagtgggtcAAGCAAGACTGGTTACAGttgtgccgtgacccggatgggagtgaggtttaggggagtGAGTGTAACGGCAGtgtctaaacctcactcccctggcctcaagaggcgctcTAGCAACTtacactagaggctgtagtctttagcctcctcattagggAGCCTGCTTCCCATGTCAGAGACGCCAGGTTCGAATCCTGTTCGGAGCacgtcgagcaggaccagttacacttgtttacttataatattaaagttttttgcatttgcatttaaacatttttaaaccctcattctgaccctctgtcagaaacacttggtttAGGTGCtgctctcctttaagacttgacagtaaacacccactgttatgactgtCTCTCTTCTCTTGACTGACcggctctctccttgccatctcactgctcaccgctactgggtgggCTACCGAAGTGATATGGTAAAGTACTCGTTGATGTGTTGCTGTgcaggcagtcagatgcaaataactaccacagtgtgacatcacaatgtggaggaagtagagaacgagtcattttggcagcttagtTTCATCAAATGCTCTTTTTTCATaattgaaacttacagtatgtttttatagtacaatgacctcttatttgtcaaaatatcaaggaaaacttgattcctcatgtcatgaccactttaaaacaagataaatttactttaccatgttttataagcaacactgcataagatgtttAGCTGGTTTTTTCCCCAGAGAATTTGTTTTTCATATAattgtattttgtcttaaaatactggcatatttttttatttgttattcacATGTTCACagacaaaacaagtaaaaaaaaaatctgccagtgctgaagaagtaaaccaaagtatttagattgcattactggccttgagtaatctaacagaatatgttacaaattacattttacagcatgtattctgtcatctgtagtggaatacatttcaaaagtaaccctcccaaccctgaatgaTGAGTCATCTTGTACTACACAGTgtgtttgtccaatcaaatgctctataGAATGAGAGTGTCCCTCCCATAGCTAAAGCctatttgttatttaaaaaacaaaaaggatccCTTCTAAATGTCCTGccaaaacttcctgtttcaaaaggaaatatgTTAACACAGGTCAGACAACTGCACTTGTCAAGAGATTTCATGGAATCTTTAAGGGGAGACATGCTTACTTCCAGATCTCAACAATGGTCTCATTTTTAAAGACCCCTTGGAATATTCTGTCAGTAGATCAAAACAATCTCATTAGTCTTTTAGTCACATAATGATAATGATGAAAAtgtcttataataataataataataatcaattggCTGAATGCCCTTCTTACTGTAAATGGTCATCTGGAAATGTGTCTATCAGACGAAACAGACCATCTCCATAGAACAAACGAAGACTATTATAAATTCtgtgaaacaaagaaaacaagAATAAATCAGGATGGTTTTGTTTTGATATTGAAACAAATCCACCATAATTCTTCATCTTAGCGAACCATTTTGTAATGTTCAAGAGGATTATATTTAGACATGTTCAAGATTATAGTAATCAGTATGTAACAGTTAATTTGAGGATTTATGTCATTGGAAAATTTGGAAGGGAGAGATTAATGACATACTGAATCTTCCTGTCAGTTCATTATTAAATGATGGGccaactttatattaggtgtctttaactactaagtACTTAAACATTAAATACTATGTACTTATTATatgcatatgtgttgttgcattgtacttacatttaaagaacctgcatttaattacatctgtagttacactgttaaacttACCCCTAATCCTATACCTAACCCGACCCCAATACTTACCCTAAACTCTAAACCTAATctaaaccttaaccctaaacctacctgtacctcaacctcagtagcagcaaatgtgaatcttgtgagaattttgcaaaacaaaatgtagttacatgtatgtattttaatattagtaCACCGTAGTTAAAGACACTAATATAAAGACACTTATTATTAAGTATAAACATCCTTTTGAATCCTGTGGATAAAGTTCAACTCACTTCATTGCTATAAGTAAATCATCCTGGTTTCCTTTAGCTCTTTCCTCAGCAATGATCTCCTTAATGAACTCTTTCAAAGACATCAGCAAGTCTTGCATCTCATTGCTGCACAACATAAGAAACAAGGGTTATGTTAAGACATATTGAAATTATAGTGTGTGATACAATAATATCCATATATGTAACTGGTTTTACCCTGTTTTGTTTATCTCATTTTCTTTCACAACTGTTTCTGCTGCCACTTTTAGGTTGTCCAAGAATTTCAAAAACACTTCAGCCTCAAATGTGAAGAGTTTCTCTGCAATTTCATAGTCTTTTTCTGTCAGGGTGACactgtataaaccttcataaaaacataaacagaataaacaaattaaattgttattgtcttttttaaaagcagatatagagagatgagccaaaacattatgaccagtaTGCttttggtcctccgcgtgccgccacAACAGCACCAAGGACTCTATaaaacccctgaaggtgtcctgtggtatctggcacccagacattagcagcagatccttcaagtcctgtaagttgcaaggtggagctgccttggatcagacttgttggtccagcacatcccacagatgctcaatcggattgagatctggtgaatttggaggccagggcaacaccttgaactcttcattatgttcctcaaatgATTCCCGAACAATGTACGCAGtgttggaccagacgggatagcctttgttccCCTCGTGCATCAATGAGCGCTCAACACCCTGTTGGCGGTTTGTGGtgtgtccctcctcggaccactgtcggttaACTCTCATCTGACCAAAAAATCTGCTGACTTTACAAACACTAAAGTCGACAAACAACCAATAGAAAAATGATGGACTGTGCTCTATGAACCCTCTTAGTGACCTTAAACTGTCTTCAGGGAGGAGTTTACTTTGAAATGATTTCAGAAGAGCTGTAATGACACACCAACTCAGGAGCTGAGATGAACCCAGATGCGGGAGTTTTACACTGGACGCAGGAAAATCAGGTAAGCAAAGTGAGGCAAGTATTCTGGTAAGGTACAAAGTCTTTGAACACAGTCTTTGATCATACAGTGAACCAAGGCAGAAGGCAGAGATCCATAAATGGTTAATTCCAAATTAACTCGTGCCCAAACACGTAACTTAAACTTCAGACAGGGTCACAGGTGAGTCACTTTCATAAAACAGAGGAGCAGGTTTGTATATCAAGACAAAGTATTTTCAGAGTTTTCAAATTCACAGTTCCAGTACATTCAGAGAGGTTCGTTATCTAACAGGCAAGTTTCAAACAGATGAGTATATATGCAGTAAACTCAGGTTTCACAAAGTCCCTTATCTTGCACATCAGGAGCAGATAGTTGACAAACAGGTGAGGTTAACACAGGTGAGTAGGTATGCTGTATTCTCAGAATCACTTATCTAGTATATCCAGAACAGATTGTTGATAATCAGGTAAGTAATAAACAGAAAAGCAGTATTCCACTGCGGCAGAGCGAAAGGGAAGTCCAAGGTACCTACAACAAGGCCAGGCACTaactgagtgtgagagtgagacttaagtGCAAGTTTTAAGGAGGTGATGATAAGCTGCAGGTGTGAGTGATTAAAACTTGGGCGAGTGAGAGCGGGTGACTGACGGTGAGGGAGAGCCCGGTGTGCTCATGACAGATattggtcagaacccaattttttatatgtttatcccccaaatttataaccaccccatcacccaaaatacagagtatggggcaaagtaaaatttgagtgcccaaaacgtcacacatacaactctgaaccttcaaccaaaattcttggatcttaacacacacccaaaaaacatgggttgtgtctccatcttctgattggcttcgccagcaggtgggtgtgtctttaagaccaagcctatacaatctagagggggcccaatagaatctatgtaaaatcttgaattgcataaggcacacccttgcatctctagatgcagacttgacgtttttttagaatcctagcccacactccctcctccaatagcaagtttaaatctttctcccataatctcttgatagaagttaaagctctgacccccagactctgaattaacagggagtaatacactgatgcctcatgaccttttccaaaagcagtaatcacctctcccagcgtatctgccactttagggttgtgtgagctactcccaaaaacaatacagagcaggtggcgcagctgtaaatacctatagaactgagatctggggatcccaaaatgttgaaccaaattttcaaaagatctcaacactccactctcatataggtcaccaagtgtagtaacccccctcacaattcactctgaccagcagaaaggggacttattaatacataatttagggttcaaccatatgcttgaggcaacatttaaataaatgtcagaattaaacactctagacacttttgttcataccgagtgcaaatgtgaaataacagacTGTAatgtaacttctctgattagtttgatagaaaggctttgcaatggcaaaataggggcaagaacttcctgttcaatacgaaaccaggaaggggctctctcaggtggaagtgaccaatggaccaaatgtctgagactgaatgaataataataaaacaaaatcttgggtaggcctagcccacctttgtcagtcggcctatgtaacttattaaaatgtaatctaggatgcttaccattccaaatgaaggaatctgctatgctatcaaattgcttaaaataagagagggggacaactacagggagagattgtaacaggtagttaaattttggaatacaattcattttaataacattaaccttccgaatcataaataaatgtaatgaagcccacctgcccacatcactcaaaaagctttttattaaggtgtcaaaattaactctaactaaatcagacaaatttgctgggaataaaatggccaaatacttaatgccctatttgggacactggaaggtgcctggctggaaagccgttactgggcagtacgttgtcagagccaaagcttcagatttagaccaattgactctgtattctgagaatttagaaaaggaattaataattctatggaggcaaggcatagatctaatggggttggagacgaataataaaatataatgtgcgtaaagcaaaagtttacaagccatacctcccgccaccactcctggaaaatcatcttcactccttatcgcggctgctaattgttccagggcaagacagaacaacaatgggaaagaggacaaccctgccgggtgaCCCTATCCAGTCTAAAATAAtccgaaattaatccatttgtttgtaccgctgctaccgggtgtctataaagtaacttaaaccatccaataaaagtattcccgaacacgtatatttccaaaatcttaaaaagataattccattctaccattggcgtcaagtgagatggccgtgaccggagtctgatcattcgccactgaccacataatattgatgaaatgcctaatgttatcagaagagctgtggccccgaataaacatcacctaatctatatgtataagagatgttataactttacttaatcggttagccagaattttggaaaatattttatGTCTATCTGGATAGGGAAATttgacggtaactcttacactcacttggatctttgtcttttttaagaatcattctgatccgggcttgtgtcatggttggcatataaacttctaacaaatgtggagccagttctgtagcataagatctaaaaaattcagagaCAAAGcaatctggccccggagacttacctgtaggcaaggccttaattacctcaccaagctcctccaaggttatctcagaatcaagagatttttttgcAGGGGGCGCAAGAGAGAAGCACATGGAGTAGGACACATTTTGTGTCAGCTCCGCCATTCTCACTGGCATAAATAGAcaaaaatagctaaaaacttcaGCGCTTTTGCCAAACTTGATCTGAAAACAACCGCTAAAGTCTGGACAATGATTAAATCTAAGAAGACTGGTAAAAAGGTTTCACTTCTAGCTGCTGGAGACGTGGAAGATTCTCCATTGTGCACAACCCCAGTGGAGTTTAATGCTAGCGGTCAATCTAGTTCGACTTCTGAGACCAGGAATGCTGAAACTGTCCAATTGTTGTATAATGAAGTTGAGGTCTCACCTAAAGCAATCCTCACGGCTATCAGGAAAATGGACACCTCCATGAATGTGCGATTCAACGATCTCGAGGCTTTCTTGCAGGAGTGCAGACCGCACTAGTTGCTAACGCGTCCTGTATTGCTGACATGGACGAGGCCAGTACTGACCATGAGAGGCGCGTTTCTCATCTTGAGCATATCTGTTCTACCCTAACACAGGAAAATATGTCACTAAAGACCAAGATAACGGATTTAGAGACCAGATCTCGAAGACAGAATATAAAGATAGTAGGCCTGCCTGAAAACATAGAGAAAGGGAACCCCGCATGATTTGTATCCAATCTATCGCCTTCACTGCTGGGGGAAACCAACTTCCCTCGCAGGGTAAAAGTTGGTCATGTGCACCATGTCGGACACCTTGTAAGCAACAGATTTAGGATTCACCATGATGGTGTAAAAACAGAAATTCTACATCTTTCCCACAACCAGAGTCCTCTCTCCTATGATGGAAATCGTGTTAGCATCTTCCAGGATTTTCCAGCTGAGATTTCCAA
The sequence above is a segment of the Myxocyprinus asiaticus isolate MX2 ecotype Aquarium Trade chromosome 34, UBuf_Myxa_2, whole genome shotgun sequence genome. Coding sequences within it:
- the LOC127425629 gene encoding uncharacterized protein LOC127425629, with amino-acid sequence MDMEIKYLVVTDSISPTGLYSVTLTEKDYEIAEKLFTFEAEVFLKFLDNLKVAAETVVKENEINKTGNEMQDLLMSLKEFIKEIIAEERAKGNQDDLLIAMKIYNSLRLFYGDGLFRLIDTFPDDHLQIFQGVFKNETIVEIWKEMEPRYFPGAPLIYNDPSGFLSYLLSRMVEPCMKGILKVASELGKIDIDQLYEDAQMAIHLVIEKAKKISNLERQKEKNDFQITLRTVSGIFAFYWEELLEYTESRIFHDNIKIL